The following are encoded in a window of Citrobacter freundii genomic DNA:
- a CDS encoding M48 family metalloprotease has protein sequence MERKGTLHLFTVPVCILSYALWQYWRVADVLEGDAEGLLRQTLAMLAIALGGAALLVVGAAVGLCTTSARASRHSQSTLIRTFTRCRRLLPFMMAAEIVTCGLAVICLALSEVTWLMSHFGGAGGFKLAAVILVAVGAILWMLLKSLTSIRRCFALFQPDDTEIYGVNVTVANNPALWQWIRDVTRRAELTLPDNIVVGFFDGFFVTANTVQIEEGKRLTGNTLYLPLTYMALLDDAEAAAVIGHELGHFTGEDTQYSLRFVPLYAGMQNSLEQMANSSQGFSWLDRIVLRPSLDMGLWFLQTFHEAVSDWARIREYAADNMGAKVSSPAAFASALLRISVLDVPVSRFLGELLHGRVTSTNWLVDLLVALQKIGPFALQNSLDNEIAHPMDSHPTTRERIAALTVPLDSELLARALRPVAAGDNAFFGGLFADADVLSLSLSRTLSTKITAQRKVYRQTLEAEAGLATGSVALWMSAKVAWYMIIAGLVMLLGGGALLLFKTVSPWCVLIPFGGIAFGLLGIITLRRTRQPLLVLTQDAIASPWLPQPLPLKNIADYNLTIISSSMTIEFFMDDDYQPNLTTKRFMQVIRFNPRKHAVAIVVAGDVLRQQENGKVKLDAQALLTLIGQYIVSAHARAELEDF, from the coding sequence ATGGAAAGAAAAGGCACGCTTCATCTCTTCACTGTTCCAGTCTGCATTCTTAGTTATGCGCTATGGCAGTACTGGCGGGTAGCCGATGTTCTCGAAGGCGATGCTGAGGGGCTGCTCCGACAGACGCTAGCGATGTTGGCGATAGCGCTTGGCGGTGCGGCTTTGCTTGTTGTGGGGGCGGCAGTGGGGCTATGTACAACCAGCGCCCGCGCTTCGCGCCATTCCCAGAGCACCTTGATTCGCACATTTACGCGTTGCCGTCGCCTGTTGCCTTTTATGATGGCCGCTGAAATTGTGACCTGCGGACTGGCGGTGATCTGTCTGGCGTTATCGGAAGTTACCTGGCTGATGTCGCATTTTGGCGGGGCGGGTGGGTTCAAACTGGCGGCGGTAATCCTGGTCGCCGTCGGTGCGATCCTCTGGATGCTATTAAAAAGTCTGACTTCCATCAGACGCTGTTTCGCTCTCTTTCAACCTGACGATACGGAGATTTACGGGGTGAATGTCACCGTCGCGAATAACCCGGCGCTCTGGCAATGGATACGTGACGTCACCCGGCGTGCAGAGTTGACGCTGCCTGACAATATCGTGGTCGGATTTTTTGACGGCTTCTTTGTCACCGCCAATACCGTACAAATTGAAGAGGGCAAACGACTCACGGGTAATACGCTCTACTTGCCGCTAACCTATATGGCATTGCTGGATGACGCGGAAGCGGCAGCGGTGATTGGCCATGAGCTGGGACATTTTACCGGCGAGGATACGCAGTACAGCCTGCGTTTTGTTCCTCTGTATGCCGGGATGCAAAACAGTCTTGAACAGATGGCGAACAGCTCACAGGGGTTTTCATGGCTTGACCGCATCGTACTGCGCCCGTCGCTGGATATGGGGTTATGGTTTTTGCAGACCTTCCATGAAGCGGTCAGTGACTGGGCCAGGATCCGTGAATATGCGGCGGATAATATGGGTGCAAAAGTCTCATCTCCAGCGGCGTTCGCGTCGGCGTTACTACGGATATCGGTGCTGGATGTTCCGGTTTCCCGATTTCTGGGGGAGCTTTTGCATGGGCGTGTGACCAGCACCAACTGGCTTGTCGATCTGCTTGTCGCGTTACAGAAAATCGGACCGTTTGCGCTGCAGAACAGTCTCGATAATGAAATAGCGCATCCAATGGATAGCCATCCGACGACGCGTGAACGTATTGCGGCACTGACAGTACCGCTCGATAGTGAACTTCTGGCGCGGGCTTTACGCCCGGTTGCGGCAGGTGATAACGCTTTTTTCGGTGGTCTATTCGCCGATGCGGATGTGTTGAGCCTATCGCTTTCACGCACCCTGTCGACAAAAATCACCGCGCAACGTAAGGTCTATCGCCAGACACTTGAAGCCGAAGCCGGGCTGGCAACAGGCTCGGTGGCGCTGTGGATGAGTGCGAAAGTAGCATGGTATATGATAATTGCGGGCCTGGTAATGCTGTTGGGCGGTGGGGCTTTGCTGCTGTTCAAAACGGTCAGCCCTTGGTGCGTGTTGATTCCTTTCGGCGGAATTGCCTTTGGGCTGTTGGGCATTATCACCTTACGACGAACGCGACAGCCGCTGCTGGTGCTGACGCAGGACGCGATCGCCAGCCCGTGGTTGCCTCAGCCGCTACCGCTAAAAAATATTGCCGACTATAACCTGACGATTATTTCCAGTTCGATGACGATTGAATTCTTCATGGACGATGATTATCAACCGAATCTCACCACCAAACGGTTTATGCAGGTTATTCGCTTTAACCCGCGAAAACATGCGGTTGCAATCGTGGTGGCCGGCGATGTGTTACGCCAGCAGGAAAATGGAAAGGTTAAGCTGGATGCGCAAGCGCTGCTGACGCTTATCGGGCAATACATTGTTTCTGCCCACGCTCGCGCTGAGCTGGAGGATTTCTGA
- a CDS encoding DUF1479 domain-containing protein yields MALTFTSDTLPADHKAAIRQMKRELRAQLGDVQQIFSQLSETIATRVAEINALKAQSDAVWPVLPYADIQAGTVTAAQREQIKRRGCAVIKGHFPREQALGWDRSMLDYLDRNRFDEVYKGPGDNFFGTLSASRPEIFPIYWSQAQMQARQSEEMANAQSFLNRLWTFESEGKQWFNPDVSVIYPDRIRRRPPGTTSKGLGAHTDSGALERWLLPAYQRVFASVFNGNLADYDPWQAAHRTDVEEYTVDNTTKCSVFRTFQGWTALSDMLPGQGLLHVVPIPEAMAYVLLRPLLDDVPEDELCGVAPGRVLPVSAQWHPLLIEALTSIPQLEAGDSVWWHCDVIHAVAPVENQQGWGNVMYIPAAPICEKNLAYAHKVKAALEKGASPGDFPREDYETNWEGRFTLGDLNIHGKRALGIL; encoded by the coding sequence ATGGCTCTTACTTTTACCAGCGACACGTTGCCTGCCGATCACAAAGCGGCAATCCGTCAGATGAAGCGGGAACTGCGGGCGCAGCTTGGCGACGTCCAGCAGATCTTCAGCCAGCTTAGCGAGACCATCGCCACCCGCGTGGCGGAGATCAACGCGCTTAAAGCACAGAGTGACGCGGTCTGGCCGGTACTGCCATACGCCGATATTCAGGCGGGCACCGTCACCGCTGCGCAGCGAGAACAGATTAAACGTCGTGGATGTGCGGTCATTAAGGGCCATTTCCCCCGCGAGCAGGCGCTGGGTTGGGATCGCTCAATGCTCGATTATCTCGACCGCAACCGCTTTGACGAGGTCTACAAAGGACCGGGGGACAATTTTTTCGGCACCCTGAGTGCATCGCGTCCTGAAATCTTTCCGATCTACTGGTCACAGGCACAAATGCAGGCCCGCCAGAGTGAAGAGATGGCTAACGCACAGTCGTTTCTTAATCGCCTGTGGACTTTTGAAAGCGAAGGTAAGCAGTGGTTTAACCCGGACGTCAGCGTGATCTATCCTGACCGTATTCGTCGCCGCCCGCCGGGAACCACCTCCAAAGGGCTCGGCGCACATACAGATTCCGGCGCACTGGAGCGCTGGTTGCTTCCGGCATATCAGCGCGTTTTTGCTTCTGTTTTTAACGGCAATCTGGCCGATTACGATCCGTGGCAGGCGGCGCATCGCACTGACGTCGAAGAGTATACGGTCGATAACACCACCAAATGTTCGGTGTTTCGCACCTTCCAGGGCTGGACGGCGCTTTCCGATATGTTACCGGGCCAGGGGTTGCTACATGTGGTTCCCATTCCTGAAGCGATGGCTTATGTGCTGTTACGCCCACTGCTGGATGATGTTCCGGAAGATGAGCTGTGCGGCGTCGCACCAGGAAGAGTGCTGCCGGTTTCAGCGCAATGGCATCCCTTACTCATCGAGGCGTTAACCAGCATTCCGCAACTGGAAGCCGGCGATTCCGTATGGTGGCATTGTGATGTAATCCACGCCGTTGCGCCGGTGGAGAACCAACAAGGCTGGGGCAACGTGATGTATATTCCCGCCGCACCAATATGCGAAAAAAATCTCGCCTATGCCCACAAGGTGAAGGCCGCGCTGGAGAAAGGTGCCTCGCCGGGGGATTTCCCGCGTGAAGACTATGAAACAAACTGGGAAGGACGCTTTACCCTGGGGGATTTGAATATCCACGGTAAGCGCGCGCTGGGGATTCTTTAA
- a CDS encoding ABC-F family ATPase translates to MLVSSNVTMQFGSKPLFENISVKFGGGNRYGLIGANGSGKSTFMKILGGDLEPTLGNVSLDPNERIGKLRQDQFAFEEFTVLDTVIMGHAELWEVKQERDRIYALPEMSEEDGYKVADLEVKYGEMDGYSAESRAGELLLGVGIPVEQHYGPMSEVAPGWKLRVLLAQALFSNPDILLLDEPTNNLDIDTIRWLEQTLNERDSTMIIISHDRHFLNMVCTHMADLDYGELRVYPGNYDEYMTAATQARERLLADNAKKKAQIADLQSFVSRFSANASKSRQATSRARQIDKIKLDEVKASSRQNPFIRFEQDKKLFRNALEVEALTKGFDNGPLFKNFNLLLEVGEKVAIIGANGVGKSTMLKVLVGDMAPDNGTVKWSENAQIGYYAQDHEYEFENDMTVFEWMSQWKQEGDDEQVVRSFLGRLLFSQDDIKKPAKVLSGGEKGRMLFGKLMMQKPNILVMDEPTNHLDMESIESLNMALEMYQGTLIFVSHDREFVSSLATRVIEITPERVIDFTGNYEDYLRSKGVE, encoded by the coding sequence GTGTTAGTTTCCAGCAACGTCACCATGCAGTTCGGCAGTAAGCCGCTGTTTGAAAATATTTCCGTCAAATTTGGCGGCGGCAACCGTTACGGCCTGATTGGCGCCAACGGTAGCGGTAAATCCACTTTTATGAAAATTCTCGGCGGCGACCTCGAACCGACGCTGGGTAACGTTTCCCTCGATCCGAACGAACGCATTGGTAAGCTGCGTCAGGATCAGTTCGCTTTTGAAGAGTTCACCGTTCTGGACACCGTTATTATGGGTCACGCTGAACTGTGGGAAGTGAAACAGGAACGTGACCGTATCTATGCGCTGCCGGAAATGAGCGAAGAAGACGGCTACAAAGTTGCCGATCTTGAAGTTAAATACGGCGAGATGGACGGCTATTCGGCGGAGTCTCGCGCCGGTGAACTGCTGCTGGGCGTCGGTATTCCGGTAGAACAACATTACGGCCCGATGAGCGAAGTGGCACCAGGCTGGAAGCTGCGTGTGCTGCTGGCGCAGGCGCTGTTCTCTAACCCGGACATCCTGCTGCTTGATGAACCGACCAACAACCTGGACATTGATACCATTCGTTGGCTGGAGCAGACGCTGAACGAGCGTGACAGCACCATGATCATCATTTCGCACGACCGTCACTTCCTGAACATGGTCTGTACGCATATGGCGGATCTGGACTACGGCGAGCTGCGTGTTTATCCGGGTAACTATGATGAATACATGACGGCAGCAACCCAGGCACGTGAGCGTCTGTTGGCCGATAACGCCAAGAAAAAAGCGCAAATTGCCGATCTGCAATCCTTCGTCAGCCGCTTTAGCGCCAACGCCTCGAAATCTCGTCAGGCGACTTCTCGTGCGCGTCAGATTGATAAAATCAAGCTCGACGAAGTGAAAGCATCCAGCCGTCAGAACCCGTTTATCCGTTTCGAACAGGATAAGAAACTGTTCCGTAACGCGCTGGAAGTCGAAGCACTGACCAAAGGTTTTGATAACGGCCCGCTGTTTAAAAACTTCAATCTGCTGTTGGAAGTGGGCGAGAAGGTTGCCATCATCGGGGCTAACGGCGTGGGTAAATCGACCATGCTGAAAGTGCTGGTCGGCGACATGGCGCCGGATAATGGCACCGTTAAGTGGTCTGAGAATGCGCAAATCGGCTACTACGCGCAGGATCACGAATATGAGTTCGAAAACGATATGACCGTTTTCGAATGGATGAGCCAGTGGAAACAAGAAGGCGATGACGAGCAGGTTGTTCGCAGCTTCCTTGGTCGTCTGCTGTTCAGCCAGGACGATATCAAAAAGCCTGCTAAAGTGCTGTCCGGTGGTGAAAAAGGGCGCATGCTGTTCGGTAAGCTGATGATGCAGAAACCGAATATTCTGGTGATGGATGAACCTACCAACCACCTGGATATGGAATCTATCGAATCGCTGAACATGGCGCTGGAAATGTATCAGGGCACGCTGATCTTTGTTTCTCACGACCGCGAATTCGTCAGCTCGCTGGCCACCCGCGTGATTGAGATTACGCCGGAACGCGTGATCGACTTCACCGGTAACTACGAAGACTATCTGCGTAGCAAAGGCGTCGAATAA
- the ldtB gene encoding L,D-transpeptidase, with protein MNMKLTTLFAAALAVVGFCNTASAVTYPLPTDGSRLIGQNQVITIPEGNTQPLEYYAAEYQMGLSNMLEANPGVDTFLPKGGTVLNIPQQLILPDTVHEGIVINSAEMRLYYYPKGTNTVIVLPIGIGQLGKDTPVNWTTKVERKKAGPTWTPTAKMHAEYRAAGEPLPAVVPAGPDNPMGLYALYIGRLYAIHGTNANFGVGLRVSHGCVRLRNEDIKFLFENVPVGTRVQFIDEPVKATTEPDGSRYIEVHNPLSTTEEQFEGGEIVPITLTKSIKSITAQPDVDQAVVEQAVQNRSGMPVRLN; from the coding sequence ATGAATATGAAATTGACAACGCTTTTCGCGGCGGCGCTCGCAGTAGTTGGTTTTTGTAACACTGCCTCAGCCGTCACGTACCCGCTGCCTACCGATGGTAGCCGTTTGATTGGCCAGAACCAGGTCATCACCATTCCTGAAGGCAACACCCAACCGCTGGAGTACTATGCGGCTGAATACCAGATGGGTCTGTCCAACATGCTGGAAGCCAACCCAGGCGTGGATACCTTCCTGCCGAAGGGCGGCACCGTGCTGAACATTCCTCAGCAGCTGATCCTGCCGGATACCGTGCATGAAGGTATTGTTATCAACAGCGCTGAAATGCGTCTGTACTACTACCCGAAAGGCACCAACACCGTGATCGTTTTACCGATTGGTATCGGCCAGTTAGGTAAAGACACGCCGGTTAACTGGACCACCAAAGTTGAACGTAAGAAAGCCGGTCCGACCTGGACGCCAACTGCCAAGATGCACGCAGAATACCGCGCTGCGGGCGAACCGCTGCCAGCCGTTGTTCCGGCCGGTCCGGATAACCCGATGGGTCTGTACGCACTGTATATCGGTCGCCTGTATGCCATCCACGGGACCAACGCGAACTTCGGCGTTGGCTTACGCGTCAGCCACGGCTGCGTGCGTCTGCGTAATGAAGATATCAAGTTCCTGTTTGAAAACGTTCCAGTCGGCACGCGCGTCCAGTTTATCGATGAACCGGTAAAAGCGACGACCGAGCCAGACGGCAGTCGCTACATTGAGGTGCATAACCCACTGTCTACTACCGAAGAACAGTTCGAAGGCGGGGAAATCGTACCGATTACGCTGACCAAGAGCATTAAGAGCATCACCGCTCAGCCGGATGTCGACCAGGCCGTCGTTGAGCAGGCAGTCCAGAACCGTTCTGGTATGCCGGTTCGTCTGAACTAA
- a CDS encoding anion transporter, with amino-acid sequence MSFPLLRALQRDRFFQLLIITGCVLSLFAPFAPRNWPGAIDWHTIITLAGLMLLTKGVELSGYFDVLGRKMTRRFKTERQLAIFMVLAAALLSTFLTNDVALFIVVPLTITLKKLCAIPVNRLIIFEALAVNAGSLLTPIGNPQNILMWGRSGLSFTAFTWQMAPLAGAMMLTLVALCWFSFPRKALHYHTGTSAPDWQPRLVWSCLALYLVFLTALELKLELWGLGIVAAGFMVLARRVILSVDWTLLLVFMAMFIDVHLLTQLPVLGGISGHVGTLSQPGLWLTAIGLSQFISNVPSTILLLNYVPPTVLLAWAVNIGGFGLLPGSLANLIALRMANDRRIWWRFHWYSVPMLIWAALVGYGLLQMM; translated from the coding sequence ATGAGTTTTCCTTTATTACGCGCATTGCAGCGCGATCGTTTTTTCCAGCTACTCATTATTACCGGGTGTGTACTGAGTCTGTTCGCGCCGTTTGCGCCCCGGAACTGGCCGGGGGCCATTGACTGGCACACGATTATTACGCTCGCAGGGCTGATGCTTTTGACCAAAGGTGTGGAGCTAAGCGGTTATTTTGATGTGCTAGGCCGCAAGATGACCCGCCGCTTTAAAACAGAACGTCAGCTGGCGATATTTATGGTGCTGGCGGCGGCGTTACTGTCGACGTTTCTGACCAACGATGTTGCCCTGTTTATTGTGGTTCCGCTCACCATCACCCTGAAAAAACTGTGCGCGATCCCGGTGAATCGTCTGATTATTTTTGAGGCACTGGCGGTCAACGCTGGATCGCTGCTGACGCCGATCGGTAATCCGCAGAACATCCTGATGTGGGGGCGATCCGGGCTGTCATTTACCGCGTTTACCTGGCAAATGGCGCCGCTAGCCGGTGCGATGATGCTAACGCTGGTGGCGCTGTGCTGGTTTAGTTTTCCGCGTAAAGCGTTGCACTATCATACCGGCACGTCTGCACCTGACTGGCAACCCCGACTGGTGTGGAGTTGCCTGGCATTGTATCTGGTCTTTTTAACGGCGCTGGAACTCAAGCTTGAGCTTTGGGGGCTAGGGATTGTCGCTGCAGGCTTTATGGTGCTGGCTCGCCGTGTGATCTTAAGTGTGGACTGGACGCTGCTGCTGGTGTTTATGGCGATGTTTATCGATGTGCATCTGTTGACACAGTTACCTGTACTCGGGGGTATTTCGGGCCACGTTGGTACGCTTTCGCAACCCGGTCTATGGTTGACGGCAATCGGCCTGTCGCAATTTATCAGTAATGTGCCCAGCACTATTTTGCTGCTGAACTACGTCCCGCCAACGGTATTGCTGGCTTGGGCGGTCAATATTGGTGGTTTTGGACTGTTACCGGGATCGCTGGCGAACCTTATTGCCTTACGCATGGCAAACGATCGACGTATCTGGTGGCGTTTTCATTGGTATTCCGTGCCGATGCTGATCTGGGCGGCGCTGGTGGGATATGGTTTGCTGCAGATGATGTGA
- the mntR gene encoding manganese-binding transcriptional regulator MntR has translation MSRRAGMPTTKKVTQLVNVEEHVEGFRQVREAHRRELIDDYVELISDLIIEVGEARQVDMAARLGVSQPTVAKMLKRLASVGLIEMIPWRGVFLTAEGEKLAQESRERHQIVENFLLMLGISPEIARRDAEGMEHHVSKETLEAFSRFTQQQGTDSE, from the coding sequence ATGAGTCGTCGCGCAGGTATGCCAACAACAAAAAAAGTGACGCAATTGGTGAATGTTGAGGAACATGTTGAAGGGTTTCGTCAGGTCAGGGAGGCACACCGACGTGAACTGATCGATGATTACGTGGAGCTGATTTCCGATCTCATTATTGAGGTGGGAGAAGCGCGTCAGGTGGATATGGCCGCCCGGCTTGGCGTTTCCCAGCCCACCGTTGCTAAGATGCTCAAGCGTCTTGCTTCTGTGGGGTTGATTGAAATGATCCCATGGCGCGGGGTGTTCTTAACCGCAGAAGGCGAGAAGTTGGCGCAGGAGAGTCGCGAGCGTCATCAGATCGTCGAAAATTTCTTGCTAATGTTAGGCATCAGCCCGGAAATCGCCCGTCGCGATGCGGAAGGGATGGAACACCACGTGAGCAAGGAAACGCTGGAGGCGTTTAGCCGGTTTACCCAACAGCAAGGCACCGACTCTGAATGA
- the mntS gene encoding manganase accumulation protein MntS, translated as MNEFKRCMRVFSHSPFKVRLMLIAMLCDMINGKPEQDKPSGK; from the coding sequence ATGAATGAATTCAAGAGGTGTATGCGCGTGTTTAGTCACTCTCCCTTTAAAGTACGGTTAATGCTGATCGCGATGCTGTGCGACATGATCAACGGCAAACCGGAGCAGGATAAACCTTCCGGAAAATAA
- a CDS encoding phosphoethanolamine transferase, producing MNLTLKDSLIARSRVLSPWTGFYFLQSLLINLALGYPLSLLYSVAFTCILLLLWQYAPRTQKTLIGICSLIAAMYFPFGQAYGSPNFNTLLALHSTNMEESTEILTIFPWYNYLVGVFIFALGVLAVRRKKVATQRRWNKFDSLCLLVSIVAFFVTPVQNLAWGGVFKLKDTGYPVFRFAKDVIVNNYEVLDEQDRMAKLASVKDTWTVTAVKPKYHTYVVVIGESARRDALGAFGGHWDNTPFASSVNGYIFADYIAASGSTQKSLGLTLNRVVDDKPQFQDNFVTLANRAGFQTWWFSNQGQIGEYDTAIASIAKRADEVHFLKNGDFEADKNTRDEALLKMTAQVLETERTQPQLIVLHLMGSHPQACDRTQGKYETFVQSRETSCYLYTMKQTDDLLRQLYDQLRNSGDSFSMVYFSDHGLAFKERGKEVQYLAHDDQFQQNFQVPFMVISSDDKAHRVIKARRSANDFLSFFSQWTGISAKEITNRYRFISEKKAGPVYITNFKLQKVDYNHLGTDIFETKSR from the coding sequence ATGAATTTAACCCTCAAAGATTCGCTTATTGCTCGTAGCCGGGTGCTAAGCCCGTGGACTGGCTTTTATTTCTTACAGTCTCTGCTGATCAACCTCGCACTGGGCTACCCGCTTAGCCTGCTTTATAGCGTCGCCTTTACCTGCATACTGCTGCTGTTGTGGCAATATGCACCGCGCACGCAAAAAACGCTGATCGGCATTTGTTCACTGATTGCAGCAATGTATTTTCCATTTGGTCAGGCTTACGGCTCGCCCAACTTCAATACCCTGCTGGCGCTGCACTCGACCAACATGGAAGAGTCCACCGAAATCCTGACCATCTTCCCCTGGTACAACTACCTGGTTGGCGTGTTTATCTTTGCCCTCGGCGTGCTCGCCGTACGGCGTAAAAAAGTCGCGACGCAACGCCGCTGGAATAAATTCGACAGTCTGTGTTTGCTGGTCAGCATCGTGGCGTTTTTTGTGACGCCGGTGCAAAACCTCGCCTGGGGCGGCGTCTTCAAATTAAAAGATACCGGCTATCCGGTGTTTCGCTTTGCCAAGGACGTTATCGTCAATAATTACGAGGTTCTTGATGAACAAGACCGCATGGCGAAGCTGGCGAGCGTTAAAGACACCTGGACTGTGACGGCGGTGAAACCTAAGTACCACACCTATGTCGTGGTGATTGGTGAAAGCGCCCGTCGTGATGCGCTAGGCGCGTTTGGCGGCCACTGGGACAACACACCGTTTGCCAGCAGCGTTAACGGCTATATTTTTGCAGATTACATCGCGGCCAGCGGATCAACGCAGAAATCACTTGGCTTAACGCTGAATCGGGTGGTCGATGATAAGCCGCAGTTCCAGGATAACTTTGTCACCCTCGCCAACCGCGCCGGATTCCAGACGTGGTGGTTCTCTAACCAGGGACAGATCGGTGAATACGATACGGCAATCGCCAGTATCGCCAAACGCGCTGACGAAGTTCATTTCCTGAAAAACGGTGACTTCGAAGCCGATAAGAACACCCGCGATGAAGCGCTGTTGAAGATGACTGCTCAGGTGTTAGAAACGGAGCGAACTCAACCCCAGCTCATCGTGCTGCACTTGATGGGTTCGCATCCGCAGGCCTGCGATCGTACCCAGGGAAAATACGAGACCTTCGTTCAGTCGAGAGAGACATCGTGTTATCTGTACACCATGAAGCAGACCGACGACCTGCTGCGCCAGCTCTACGATCAGCTGCGTAACAGCGGCGACAGCTTCTCGATGGTTTACTTCTCCGATCATGGGCTCGCCTTTAAAGAACGCGGTAAAGAAGTGCAGTATTTGGCACACGACGATCAGTTCCAGCAGAATTTCCAGGTGCCGTTTATGGTGATATCCAGCGACGATAAAGCACACCGAGTGATTAAAGCCCGTCGTTCCGCGAATGACTTCCTGAGCTTTTTCTCACAGTGGACCGGGATCAGCGCGAAAGAAATTACCAACCGCTACCGCTTTATCTCGGAGAAAAAAGCCGGACCGGTGTATATCACCAACTTTAAATTACAGAAGGTGGACTACAACCATCTTGGTACCGATATCTTCGAGACCAAATCACGCTAA
- the ompX gene encoding outer membrane protein OmpX, translating into MKKIACLSALAAVLAFSAGSAVASTSTVTGGYAQSDAQGAANKMNGFNLKYRYEQDNNPLGVIGSFTYTEKDRTDASGDYNKTQYYGITAGPAYRLNDWASIYGVVGVGYGKFQNAASPADNHSTSDYGFSYGAGLQFNPIENVALDFSYEQSRIRSVDVGTWIAGVGYRF; encoded by the coding sequence ATGAAAAAAATTGCATGTCTTTCAGCACTGGCCGCTGTTCTGGCTTTCTCCGCAGGTTCCGCTGTTGCGTCTACTTCTACCGTGACCGGTGGTTATGCTCAGAGCGATGCTCAGGGCGCTGCGAACAAAATGAACGGTTTTAACCTGAAGTATCGCTACGAGCAGGACAACAACCCGCTGGGCGTAATCGGTTCTTTCACTTACACTGAAAAAGATCGTACCGATGCTTCTGGCGACTACAACAAAACCCAATACTACGGCATCACTGCAGGTCCTGCTTACCGTCTGAACGACTGGGCAAGCATCTACGGCGTTGTTGGTGTTGGCTACGGTAAATTCCAGAACGCAGCATCTCCTGCTGACAACCACAGCACCAGCGACTACGGTTTCTCTTACGGTGCGGGCCTGCAGTTCAACCCGATCGAAAACGTTGCTCTGGACTTCTCTTACGAGCAGAGCCGTATTCGTAGCGTTGACGTTGGCACCTGGATTGCTGGCGTGGGTTACCGCTTCTAA
- the rhtA gene encoding threonine/homoserine exporter RhtA: MLGSSRKTPVWLPILVLLIAMSSIQSGASLAKSLFPVVGAPGVTALRLALGTLILIAFFKPWRLRFAKEQRLPLLFYGLSLGGMNYLFYLSIQTVPLGIAVALEFTGPLAVALFSSRRPVDFIWVALAVLGLWFLLPLGQDVSHVDLTGAALALGAGACWAVYILTGQRAGEEHGPATVAVGSLIAAIIFVPLGAIQAGDALWHWSILPLGLAVAVLSTALPYSLEMIALTRLPTRTFGTLMSMEPALAAVSGMIFLGETLTMVQMLALGAIIAASMGSTLTIRKEPQIKQLDVN; encoded by the coding sequence ATGCTGGGGTCGTCACGTAAAACGCCAGTCTGGTTACCTATTTTGGTTCTGCTGATTGCAATGTCCTCTATACAAAGCGGGGCATCACTGGCGAAGTCGCTATTCCCTGTTGTCGGCGCACCAGGCGTTACCGCGCTACGTCTGGCACTGGGAACGCTAATCCTCATCGCATTCTTTAAACCCTGGCGGTTACGCTTTGCCAAAGAGCAGCGTCTTCCTCTGCTGTTTTATGGTCTGTCGCTGGGTGGGATGAACTATCTCTTCTACCTGTCGATTCAGACCGTCCCGCTCGGTATTGCCGTGGCGCTGGAGTTCACCGGACCGCTGGCAGTCGCGCTGTTCTCTTCCCGACGCCCTGTGGATTTCATTTGGGTCGCACTGGCCGTACTCGGGCTCTGGTTCCTGCTGCCGTTGGGTCAGGACGTGTCGCACGTTGACTTAACCGGTGCCGCGTTGGCGCTGGGCGCAGGTGCCTGCTGGGCAGTCTATATTCTTACCGGCCAGCGTGCTGGTGAAGAGCATGGCCCGGCAACCGTGGCGGTAGGGTCTCTGATTGCAGCGATCATTTTCGTGCCGCTGGGCGCGATTCAGGCCGGAGATGCGCTGTGGCACTGGTCGATTCTGCCATTGGGCTTAGCGGTCGCCGTCCTCTCTACGGCGCTGCCCTATTCGCTGGAAATGATCGCCTTAACGCGCCTGCCTACGCGCACTTTTGGCACGCTGATGAGCATGGAGCCTGCGCTGGCGGCTGTTTCGGGCATGATCTTCCTCGGAGAAACGCTGACGATGGTACAAATGCTGGCGCTGGGAGCCATTATTGCCGCGTCAATGGGCTCTACGCTCACCATCCGTAAAGAGCCGCAAATTAAGCAACTTGACGTGAATTAA